The nucleotide sequence AGACGACAGCAACGCATTGCAGTTTTTGCGGTGCGCCGGTCGTGCTGTCGGAGCGGCTGACCGGTGAATTCGCTCCGGCGAAAGTCATTCCATTCAAGATCAGCAAGGAAGAAGCGGTGGCGGCTTTCCGGAAATGGACGCGAAACGGCCGGCTGACGCCGAGAGGTTTTATGAACGGCGACCGCATCAAGAAAATGACGGGCATGTATGTGCCGTTTTGGCTGTATGACATTGACGGCACGGCTGAAGTGGCAGCCATCGGTACACGCGTACATCAATACCAAAGGGGCGACACCATTTATACAGAGACAGATTTTTACGATGTCTACCGCGGCATCGACCTCAGTTATCTGAAAGTGCCGGCTGATGCATCGGAAAAAATGGACGATGAGTTGATGGATAAGCTCGAGCCATACGATTACCAGGAGCTGATGGATTTCAGGATGCCGTATCTTGCCGGCTACCTGGCAGAAAAATACGATTACGACGACGATGCCTTATTTTCCCGGGTCGAATCCAAAATTGTGCCGTATATCGATTCCTATATCAGCGGCACCATTTCGGGCTATTCAACTGTCAGTTATACGAACAAGCAGATTCAGGCGAACAAGCAAAAGGCTTACTATACGTTATTCCCTGTGTGGATGGTTTATTATGATTTTGAAAACAAGGAACACACCTTTGCGATGAATGGCCAGACCGGGAAAGTGGTTGGCAAACCGCCAATTAGCGGAGGCAAGGTCTTTGCCTGGTTTGCCGGCATCGCCGCCGGCACATTCGCAGTGTTGAAAGGCATTGCGTATGTAATGGGAGGTGTTCTTTGGTGAGCAGACGAACAAGCAAAGCGATGTTCATGTTTATCGTGTTGTTTTTCATCTCCCTATGGAGTGGAGCGGCCGTATTTGCAGAGACCGATCAGCATGTATACGACAATGCCGGCTTGCTGAGTGATGGGGAAATCCGGGAACTCGAAGCTCTTGCGGCGGAACACAGCCGGAAACACGACGCAGATTTTTTGTTTTTGACGACGCCCACAACAAATGGACAGCCAATTACTACATATATGGGCGATTTTTTTGAAAGATGGAAAGCGGAAAACAACCAGGAAAAT is from Planococcus liqunii and encodes:
- a CDS encoding TFIIB-type zinc ribbon-containing protein — encoded protein: MVVQYKCPNCGSDMAFDAESGTLSCPNCGRQDRIETFPEENIEQTVSPEETEAKEYHCENCGAVIVTAAETTATHCSFCGAPVVLSERLTGEFAPAKVIPFKISKEEAVAAFRKWTRNGRLTPRGFMNGDRIKKMTGMYVPFWLYDIDGTAEVAAIGTRVHQYQRGDTIYTETDFYDVYRGIDLSYLKVPADASEKMDDELMDKLEPYDYQELMDFRMPYLAGYLAEKYDYDDDALFSRVESKIVPYIDSYISGTISGYSTVSYTNKQIQANKQKAYYTLFPVWMVYYDFENKEHTFAMNGQTGKVVGKPPISGGKVFAWFAGIAAGTFAVLKGIAYVMGGVLW